The following are encoded together in the Vicingaceae bacterium genome:
- a CDS encoding tRNA-dihydrouridine synthase: MLHVLVKIGNIIFEDFPILLAPMEDVSDPPFRRLCKMNGADMMYTEFISSEGLIRDAAKSKQKLDIFEYERPIGVQLFGGDEEAMVQAAQIAEQVNPDLIDINYGCPVKKVVCKMAGAALLKDVDKMSRLTSMVVKAVKLPVTVKTRLGWDDKSKNILEVALRLQDVGIRAITVHGRTRVQMYKGEADWTLIGELKSCGKIFIPVFGNGDVDSPFKALTMKNKYGVDGIMIGRASIGYPWIFREVKHFLKTGSLLPPPTLEERIEAVKMHLDFSIEWKGEKLGILEMRRHYANYFKGFPNFKPYRMRLVTSNLYDEIIDTLNQISHDYAGFQTDYPYSVPDTLHA; encoded by the coding sequence GTGCTACACGTTTTGGTTAAAATTGGAAACATAATTTTTGAAGATTTTCCCATTTTGCTTGCACCGATGGAAGATGTGAGCGATCCTCCTTTTCGCCGCTTGTGCAAGATGAATGGTGCCGATATGATGTACACCGAATTCATCTCCTCCGAAGGACTCATTCGTGATGCAGCCAAAAGCAAACAAAAACTTGATATTTTTGAATACGAGCGTCCCATCGGCGTTCAATTGTTTGGCGGTGATGAAGAAGCCATGGTACAGGCCGCACAAATCGCCGAACAGGTCAATCCTGATTTGATTGACATCAATTATGGTTGTCCGGTCAAAAAAGTCGTATGCAAAATGGCCGGAGCTGCTTTGTTAAAAGATGTCGACAAAATGTCGCGGCTTACATCCATGGTTGTCAAAGCCGTAAAACTGCCCGTAACAGTAAAAACCCGACTGGGATGGGATGATAAATCAAAAAATATTCTGGAAGTAGCTCTTCGCTTACAAGACGTTGGCATCCGTGCTATAACGGTACATGGACGTACGCGCGTTCAAATGTATAAAGGCGAGGCCGACTGGACATTGATCGGAGAGTTAAAATCTTGTGGAAAAATTTTTATCCCGGTTTTTGGCAACGGTGATGTTGATTCTCCGTTTAAAGCATTGACAATGAAAAACAAATACGGCGTGGACGGAATAATGATAGGCAGAGCTTCTATAGGTTATCCCTGGATTTTCAGGGAAGTGAAACATTTTTTAAAAACAGGTAGTCTTTTGCCTCCTCCCACCCTTGAGGAAAGAATCGAAGCAGTAAAAATGCACCTTGATTTTTCAATTGAATGGAAAGGAGAAAAATTGGGCATATTAGAAATGCGCCGGCACTATGCTAATTATTTTAAAGGTTTTCCAAATTTCAAACCTTATCGCATGCGACTTGTCACTTCTAACCTTTACGATGAAATTATTGATACGTTAAATCAAATAAGCCATGATTATGC